The Candidatus Spechtbacterales bacterium genome has a window encoding:
- the secD gene encoding protein translocase subunit SecD, with product MIAAFFAANLDYPKYWNQFADWSNPKLEAVDANRYVGQYDKWGVLRAIDNFARVPKFSESPYSLGLDLQGGIHLVYEANLSGIRESDQKDAMESLRDAIERRVNFLGVSEPVVQIEQGDDSSRLIVELAGISDPDKAIEQIGQTPFLEFKEVRPFEEQKQALSQVLSGFVEEQGEISDQQIASICSGANTQGIATFTQILGEDPCFRSTSLTGQFLERASVTTHPQTGELQIGLQFNEEGSELFEEITKRNIGSVVAIYLDGTPVSIPTVNQAIAGGQAVITGNFTVDEARELVRNLNAGALPVPISIIAQQRIGAALGEESLAASLRAGAIAVLAVLAFIVIMYRFSGLLAAVSLLMYIAFILALIKTIPITLTLAGIAGLILSIGMAVDANVLIFERLREELRDVENVSYAVDKAFERAWPSIRDGNISTLLTAVILFWFSTSFVQGFALTLGLGIVVSMFSAMVVTKYLMKLFLTGKLETIKFIWSR from the coding sequence TTGATTGCCGCATTTTTTGCGGCTAATTTAGATTACCCTAAATACTGGAACCAGTTTGCGGATTGGTCAAACCCTAAACTGGAAGCTGTAGATGCAAACCGGTACGTGGGACAGTATGACAAGTGGGGAGTTTTACGCGCCATTGATAATTTTGCACGCGTTCCTAAATTCTCTGAAAGTCCTTACTCTTTAGGTCTTGATTTGCAGGGTGGCATCCACCTGGTATATGAAGCCAATCTCTCCGGCATAAGAGAAAGCGACCAGAAGGATGCTATGGAATCTTTACGCGACGCGATAGAAAGACGAGTTAACTTCCTTGGGGTTTCAGAACCTGTGGTGCAAATAGAGCAGGGTGATGATTCATCACGCCTTATAGTTGAACTTGCGGGAATAAGCGACCCGGATAAGGCCATAGAACAAATAGGACAGACTCCGTTTTTGGAGTTCAAAGAGGTAAGACCTTTTGAAGAACAAAAACAGGCGCTGTCTCAGGTTTTATCCGGATTTGTGGAAGAACAAGGAGAGATTAGCGACCAACAGATTGCAAGTATTTGTAGCGGCGCCAATACTCAGGGAATAGCGACATTTACCCAGATACTCGGAGAAGACCCGTGTTTTAGAAGTACAAGTCTCACGGGACAATTTTTAGAAAGGGCTAGTGTGACGACACATCCGCAGACCGGAGAGCTACAAATAGGGTTGCAGTTTAATGAAGAGGGTTCGGAGTTGTTTGAGGAAATAACAAAGAGAAATATCGGTTCTGTAGTTGCTATATATCTTGATGGAACACCTGTTTCTATTCCTACAGTAAACCAGGCAATAGCGGGCGGACAAGCTGTTATAACCGGAAACTTTACTGTAGATGAGGCAAGAGAGCTCGTACGAAACCTAAACGCGGGAGCGCTTCCTGTTCCGATAAGCATTATAGCCCAACAGAGAATAGGCGCCGCGCTCGGTGAAGAGTCGCTTGCGGCAAGCCTGCGTGCGGGAGCCATAGCTGTTTTGGCAGTTCTCGCGTTTATAGTTATTATGTATCGTTTTAGCGGTCTTTTAGCGGCTGTCTCTCTTTTGATGTACATAGCGTTTATCCTGGCGCTTATAAAGACAATACCTATTACACTCACACTTGCCGGAATAGCAGGTCTTATACTGTCTATTGGAATGGCCGTAGATGCCAATGTGCTTATTTTTGAGCGTTTGCGGGAAGAGTTAAGAGATGTTGAAAATGTGTCTTATGCTGTAGATAAGGCGTTTGAAAGAGCGTGGCCTTCAATAAGAGACGGAAACATATCAACCCTGCTCACTGCTGTAATACTGTTTTGGTTTTCAACAAGTTTCGTGCAGGGGTTCGCTTTAACGCTGGGGCTGGGTATTGTTGTTAGCATGTTCTCCGCGATGGTTGTAACAAAGTATCTTATGAAGTTGTTTTTAACAGGCAAACTTGAAACCA